Proteins found in one Nitrospirota bacterium genomic segment:
- a CDS encoding 2-oxoacid:acceptor oxidoreductase family protein, with protein sequence MIRIRFHGRGGHGMKTAGRIAGTAAFLEGYYAQDFPVYGAERRGAPITAYTRISKDRILERGIFSEPDIVIIADESLINDPAANPLQGVTKKTITIINTMVNDIKDKFSILGIVNTIDATGLCLEIIGKGSAVSAALGGAACRIIGIIQKDNLINAVIKELKNINLPEELIEKNVEVAEKCYEILSPIIIQHGEDIPDSPIETITLPYQYPTMSSPSVFSSGNIIEKKTGGWRIFKPVINLEKCNKCWICFVYCPEGVISLDESEYPHIDYDHCKGCLICYEECPVKVITVEREIETW encoded by the coding sequence ATGATCCGGATAAGATTTCACGGACGAGGCGGACACGGCATGAAGACTGCGGGCAGGATAGCCGGAACAGCCGCCTTCCTTGAAGGATACTATGCCCAGGACTTTCCTGTTTATGGTGCTGAAAGACGCGGCGCCCCGATAACAGCGTATACTCGTATATCAAAAGATAGAATATTAGAGCGGGGAATATTTTCAGAACCGGATATTGTCATCATTGCAGATGAATCGCTTATAAATGATCCGGCCGCAAATCCACTTCAGGGAGTGACTAAAAAAACCATTACAATAATAAATACAATGGTCAATGATATAAAAGATAAATTTAGTATTTTAGGGATTGTTAATACTATTGATGCAACCGGATTATGTCTTGAAATAATTGGAAAGGGGTCTGCGGTCAGCGCCGCACTTGGAGGGGCAGCGTGCAGGATAATAGGTATTATACAAAAGGATAACTTAATAAACGCCGTAATAAAAGAATTAAAAAATATTAATCTGCCTGAAGAACTAATAGAAAAGAATGTGGAAGTTGCAGAAAAATGTTATGAAATCCTTTCACCAATTATAATACAACACGGCGAAGATATACCGGATTCTCCAATAGAAACCATTACCTTACCATACCAGTATCCTACTATGAGCAGCCCTTCAGTCTTTAGTAGCGGCAATATTATTGAAAAAAAGACCGGAGGGTGGAGGATATTCAAACCGGTTATTAATCTTGAAAAATGTAATAAGTGCTGGATATGTTTTGTGTATTGCCCGGAGGGTGTAATCTCTCTGGATGAGTCGGAATATCCTCATATTGATTATGACCATTGCAAGGGGTGTTTGATATGTTATGAGGAGTGTCCTGTAAAGGTGATAACTGTAGAACGGGAAATAGAGACATGGTGA